TTTGTTTGGTGTTGGCCCTGTTGGTTTTGGGTCCTGCCCAAGCTGCCGGCGGCCAATCCTTCTTTTATGGCGACGGCACAAAAAGTGTCTGTCTGCTCACGGGAACTCTCGATTCCCCCCAAGCCCTAAGGGGCCTTATGGCTTGGTCTTCCCAGGCCCTTGACTTAGACCAGCTAAGGCTGCTGGGCCGGCCCCATCGGGATGGCCTCGAGTTTGCTTTGGTGGCGCAGACTTCGGCGCCAGCAGAGGTGATCCTCGAGGTACCGACACCTATGAATAGTCAGCTTATCGCTTTTTTGCGGGCGGCGGAGCACGAGGAAATGGTGGATACCTTTGTCTACACAGTGCCCATGGCTCCAGCCCAGGTGAGAGGGTTTTACCAGCAGGCTTTGGGTAACGGTGGCTGGTGGCCCCTTCACCACCAGCGTTATTACGAAGGAGGAACTTCCCTGCAGGTGCTGTCCTTCTTTCGCCCGTCCCAGGGGATCTTTATTCTCATCGACGAGGGAGTCGACCCGGTCACTTACGTCCAGGTGTTGTACTACCGGCATATTGCCGGCACTTCGGAACCAGTGGATACAGGGGTGATGAGCTATGCCCCATAGACACCGCATTCTTCTTTCCCTCCTGTTGGCCATTTTAGCCACCTTGTTTGCGCTTCATCATCTCCATGCCCTGGAGGAAAGGGTGGTCAGCACCGAGACCGGCCAAGTGATTGTGGCGGCTAGGTCAATTTCGAAGGGGACGCAGCTTACGGCGGATATGCTGGCCTCCATATCCATGGCCGAGGAGCACATTCCCGCCAATGCAATTACTGAAGTGTCCCAGGTCCTGGGCCGGACCACCTTGACAGATCTCGCTACTGGCAGCCTTTTGCTTTGGGAGCATATCAACACAGGGAAAACGCTGGCCCAAAGGTTGCCCAGTGCCACGTATGCCCTCACTTTGGCGGTGGATGAGCGGAGCTCCCAAGCTGGGCTATTGCGGCCGGGTGATTACGTGGATGTGATCGGTGTGGTTACGGGTAATAGCTTGCCGGGTCCCACAAGTATTCGGGTGCTCCAGAAGGTACCGGTGATGGCCGTACAGGGCTCCCTGGATCCGGGAGCCACGTCCGTCACTTCTGGACGGACCACCGTCACCCTGGGGGTGTCTCCCGAAGAGGCACAGCTTTTGGCCCTCTTCGAAGACTACAGTAGTCTGCGTTTAGTCCTTTGTTCCCAACTGGGGCCCGACGACGAAACGTCCACAGACCCCGTGGAGTTGAGGGAAGTCTTGGCCCGTTGGGGCCTTTCCTTTGAGAAGGAAGCGGGTTCTTTGGGGACGGAATGGACCAACCTACTTCAGGGGATCGGTTGGCCCCGGGAAAGCAGTCTGGAGTCTAATCTTTCCACTGGTCTGCAAGGGGAGATTATTCGAGGAACAGAGGTCCAGATTCGGAACCTCAATTAGCAAGGAGGGGATAGCCAGATGCGAAAACTTGCAAAGATCTGCATGGTTGTTCTTTTCTGTCTGACACTGGCAAGTCTTTGTCTTGCCGAAGCTAGCGAAGTGATTTCAGTACCGGTGGACAGTTCGGTGGTGATCTCGGGAAACATGCTCAGCAGGGTGGCCGTGGGCAATCCCCGGGTGGCCGATGTGCAACTGATCAGTGCTACCCAATTCTTGGTGAATGGGAAAAGTGCCGGTAGGACCAATATCCTGGTCTGGGATGGGGAAGACATCCTGGAGTATACAGTGGAGGTAACCGATGGATCAGAGCCGCCGCCGGATCACTGGTTCGATGAAGTAAGTAGCCAGTTACACCGGTGGGGGATTGACCTGCGCCAGGTGGGCCCGGTGGCGGTTTTGGAAGGGGAGACCACAACCACAGCCCAGCGGGAGGCCGCGGAGTTGCTTACCAGGCAGCTTTTTACCGACGTGGCCAATCTCATTCAGTTGTCGGAACCTGAACCGGAGATTCCTGATGATACCAGTCAGATTCAGCTCCTTACGTATATTGTTGAACTCAACGAAGGGACTTTGCGTACCCTCGGGGTCGATTGGCAGCGGACCATCACCGCTGACCAATTCGGACTGCTGAATGTGGGAACGGTGGCCCAGCTTAGTGCATTGATTAATAGGATCGAGCTTTTGGAACAGACTGGGGAGGCTCGGGTGCTCGCGAACCCCATGTTGTTGGTTACCAGTGGTAAACCCGCTCGGTTTCTGGCCGGTGGTCAGGTGCCCATCCCCTTGGAAAACCGCGAAAGTATACAGATCCAGTGGCGGGACTATGGTGTTTCCTTGGAGGTTACGGCCACCATGGAAAAGGACGCCATCGTCATTGCCATTGCACCGGAGGTTAGCTCCCTCGATTGGGAGAACGGAGTGCACACCACCCAAGGGGTGATTCCAGCTCTACGGACCCGACGCTTGTATACGGAGGTTCGGATGCTGCCCCAGGAGACCTTGGTATTGGGAGGCTTGTACATCCAGGAGGAGATCAAACGCGCGGACAAGATCCCCCTTTTAGGGAGTCTGCCCATTTTCGGTTCACTCTTCAGGACATCCTCGGTGGAAAAGAAGAGGACCGAACTGATGATTCTGCTTTCCGCCTTTCCCAAAGGCAAGGGGTGGGAGGAGGGAGGAGAATCTTGAACAAGGCTCTGGTTGTGGGAGTGGTGGGTGTGAAGGGCGGCGTCGGTTGTACCTTCCTTGCTGCCCGTTTGGCCCAGGTCTATGCCTTGGCGGGGAAAAACACAGTGCTCTGTGATCTCAATTGGCGGTCCGGCGGTGACATCCACCTTTTCTTGGACACTCCGATCCAGTCTTCCCTGGAGGAATGGCTGAAGGAACGGCACCGGGGGGACAAGCCCAACATTGAACCCTACTTGGAGCTTCATGAAAGCGGTCTACAGGTGCTTGCAGCCCCCATTGGTGGCACCAAGTGGGGCTATGGGGCCGATGTGGCGGAACTGGTCAGGCAGTTGACTTCCTTTGCCGATGTGGTGGTTTTGGATTGTGGCAGCAACTTGAATGAGCTGACCAGCGCCGCGTTGGACAGTACTCAGGTGACTTTGCTGGTCACCACCGGCGATGTGCTGGCGCTGCACCACCTTGTTACCTGGCGGAAACGGTTGCAGCAGTTGCAGTATCTATGGGAGCAATTCCACATTGTCCTGAACAGATTCTTCCCTGGGGAGGTTCCCCTAGGCCGGATCAAGGAATTGACCGGTGGTGATGTCTTTGGCTTGATTCCACCGGAGGAGCCGTGGATGGTCCTGCACGAAATGGCAGACAGACTGTGGCAGATGGTCCACGATGGAAAACTGCTGGGGGGCCAGCCACCGTCACCTTCGTCCCTTGGACGTTTGTGGAAGAAGATTAGACGACCGAAAAGGGGTCGTCGTGCCGAAGAGCTGACTGGGCACCGGCTGGATAAGCAGGGCCTGCGGCAGATCAAATTGGAAGTGCACCAGCAGTTGATGGAACGAATCGATGTCCGCAAACTGGATTTGACCCTGGATCAGGACGCGAATCTTCGCCGACAGGTGGAAACTCATATCGCGGACATTCTCTCAGGCTACAACGAACTGAAGGCGATGCGAAACCTACGCCTTACCCTGGTGAAAGAGATCGCCGACGAAGTGCTGGGGTTGGGACATCTGGAGGAATTCTTGCAGGATCCGGAGATCACAGAGATCATGGTCAACGGAGCGGATCGGGTTTACGTGGAAAGAGGGGGTAGGATCCAGCTTACGGATCGTACCTTCATCAATGATGCCCAGGTGTTGCAGATCCTGGAACGGATCCTGGCTCCCCTGGGGCGCCGGATCGACGAAAGCTCGCCCATGGTGGATGCTCGCCTGCCCGATGGTTCCCGAGTAAATGCGGTGATTCCTCCCTTGGCGGTGGACTATCCTACAGTCACTATCCGCAAGTTTGCGGTGGTCCCCTTTACCCTGGAGGATCTGATTGATAGGGGAATGCTGGATCGACAAACGGGCCAATTGCTCGCTAAGGCGGTAGCGGACCGAAAGAACATTGTCATCTCCGGAGGGAC
This genomic stretch from Bacillota bacterium harbors:
- a CDS encoding CpaF family protein gives rise to the protein MERIDVRKLDLTLDQDANLRRQVETHIADILSGYNELKAMRNLRLTLVKEIADEVLGLGHLEEFLQDPEITEIMVNGADRVYVERGGRIQLTDRTFINDAQVLQILERILAPLGRRIDESSPMVDARLPDGSRVNAVIPPLAVDYPTVTIRKFAVVPFTLEDLIDRGMLDRQTGQLLAKAVADRKNIVISGGTGSGKTTLLNVLSDFIGKDERIITIEDAAELRLKQNHVIRLEARPPNIEGKGEVTIRDLVRNALRMRPDRIIVGEVRGGEALDMLQAMNTGHKGSLSTIHANSPKDAIARLETMVLMANVDLPLRAIRSQIASAIDLIVHTGRMPDGSRRVLSVGRIAGIQEGEICIEEVGVTQTVGAQSNREMGR
- the cpaB gene encoding Flp pilus assembly protein CpaB, encoding MPHRHRILLSLLLAILATLFALHHLHALEERVVSTETGQVIVAARSISKGTQLTADMLASISMAEEHIPANAITEVSQVLGRTTLTDLATGSLLLWEHINTGKTLAQRLPSATYALTLAVDERSSQAGLLRPGDYVDVIGVVTGNSLPGPTSIRVLQKVPVMAVQGSLDPGATSVTSGRTTVTLGVSPEEAQLLALFEDYSSLRLVLCSQLGPDDETSTDPVELREVLARWGLSFEKEAGSLGTEWTNLLQGIGWPRESSLESNLSTGLQGEIIRGTEVQIRNLN